In Eucalyptus grandis mitochondrion, complete genome, a single genomic region encodes these proteins:
- the nad7 gene encoding NADH dehydrogenase subunit 7 (nad7), producing the protein MTTRNRQIQNFTSNFGPQHPAAHGVSRSVLEMNGEVVERAEPHIGLLQCGTKPLRGTEKLIEYKTYLQALPYSDRYVSTMAQEHAHSSAVEKLLNCEVPLRAQYIRVLFREITRISNHSLALTTHAMDVGASTPFLWAFEEREKLLEFYERVSGARMHASFIRPGGVAQDLPLGLCRDIDSSTQQFASRIDELEEMSTGNRIWKQRLVDIGTVTAQQAKDWGFSGVMLRGPGVCWDSRRAAPYDVHDQLDPDVPVGTRGDRYDRYCIRIEEMRQSVRIIVQCLNQMPSGMIKADDRKLCPPSRCRMKLSMESSIHHFELYTEGFSIPDPSTYTAVEAPKGEFGIFLVSNGSNRPYRRKIRAPGSAHSQGLDSMSKHHMPADVVTIIGTQDIVSGEVDR; encoded by the exons ATGACGACTAGGAACAGGCAAATCCAAAATTTCACTTCGAATTTCGGACCTCAACATCCTGCTGCTCATGGTGTTTCACGATCAGTATTGGAAATGAACGGAGAAGTGGTGGAACGTGCGGAACCACATATTGGATTACTCCAGTGCGGCACGAAGCCGCTG AGAGGGACTGAGAAATTAATAGAGTACAAAACTTATCTTCAAGCTTTACCTTATTCTGATCGT TATGTTTCTACGATGGCCCAAGAACACGCTCATTCTTCAGCCGTAGAGAAACTTTTGAATTGCGAGGTACCATTACGAGCTCAATATATACGAGTGTTATTCCGTGAAATAACTCGAATTTCAAATCATTCACTTGCTTTAACTACTCATGCTATGGATGTGGGAGCATCAACTCCGTTCCTGTGGGCTTTTGAGGAGCGGGAGAAATTGTTGGAATTCTATGAAAGAGTCTCGGGAGCCAGGATGCATGCCAGTTTCATACGACCAGGTGGAGTGGCACAAGATCTGCCTCTTGGCTTATGTCGAGATATTGATTCCTCCACACAACAATTTGCTTCTCGTATCGACGAATTAGAAGAGATGTCAACCGGCAACCGTATCTGGAAACAACGATTAGTGGATATTGGTACTGTCACTGCACAGCAAGCAAAGGATTGGGGATTCAGTGGTGTAATGTTAAGAGGT CCAGGGGTATGCTGGGATTCGCGAAGAGCAGCACCTTACGATGTTCATGACCAATTGGATCCTGACGTACCAGTAGGTACCAGAGGAGATCGCTATGATCGTTACTGTATCCGTATTGAAGAGATGCGACAAAGTGTTCGGATCATTGTGCAATGTCTTAATCAAATGCCTAGTGGCATGATCAAAGCCGATGATCGTAAGCTATGTCCTCCATCACGATGTCGAATGAAACTATCCATGGAATCG TCAATTCACCATTTCGAACTTTATACAGAAGGTTTTTCCATACCAGATCCTTCTACCTATACTGCAGTTGAAGCACCTAAAGGAGAATTTGGTATCTTTCTGGTCAGTAATGGAAGCAATCGTCCCTACCGTCGTAAAATAAGAGCACCTGGCTCTGCCCATTCACAAGGACTCGATTCTATGTCCAAACATCACATGCCAGCAGATGTGGTCACCATTATTGGTACTCAAGATATTGTGTCTGGAGAGGTGGATAGATAG
- the cox2 gene encoding cytochrome c oxidase subunit 2 (cox2) has protein sequence MMQGIIDLHHDIFFFLILILVFVSRILVRALWHFHYKKNPIPQRIVHGTTIEILRTIFPSIIPMFIAIPSFALLYSMDEVVVDPAITIKAIGHQWYRTYEYSDYNSSDEQSLTFDSYTIPEDDLELGQSRLLEVDNRVVVPAKTHLRILVTSADVPHSWAVPSLGVKCDAVPGRLNQISISVQREGVYYGQCSEICGTNHAFSIVVEAVPRKDYGSRVSNQLIPQSGEA, from the exons ATGATGCAAGGAATAATCGACTTACATCATGATATCTTTTTCTTCCTCATTCTTATTTTGGTTTTCGTATCACGGATCTTGGTTCGCGCTTTATGGCATTTCCACTATAAAAAAAATCCAATCCCGCAAAGGATTGTTCATGGAACTACTATCGAGATTCTTCGGACCATATTTCCTAGTATCATCCCGATGTTCATTGCTATACCATCATTTGCTCTTTTATACTCAATGGACGAGGTAGTAGTAGATCCAGCCATTACTATCAAAGCTATTGGACATCAATGGTATCGGACTTATGAGTATTCAGACTATAACAGTTCCGATGAGCAGTCACTCACTTTTGACAGTTATACGATTCCAGAAGATGATCTAGAATTGGGGCAATCACGTTTATTAGAAGTGGACAATAGAGTGGTTGTACCAGCCAAAACTCATCTACGTATTCTTGTAACATCTGCTGATGTACCTCATAGTTGGGCTGTACCTTCCTTAGGTGTCAAATGTGATGCTGTACCTGGTCGTTTAAATCAGATCTCTATTTCGGTACAACGAGAAGGAGTTTACTATGGTCAGTGCAGTGAGATTTGTGGAACTAATCATGCCTTT TCTATCGTCGTCGAAGCTGTTCCTAGGAAAGATTATGGTTCTCGGGTATCCAATCAATTAATCCCCCAATCCGGGGAAGCTTAA
- the mttB gene encoding SecY-independent transporter protein (start codon not determined), with the protein LNYISYEFHFAPETILEEVRIRSVRILIGLGLTWFTRYWFPEELISPLAKPFLTLPFDSYFVCTQSTEASPTYVATSSIACSYFVVPFLSHQIWCFLIPSCYGEQRTKYNRFFYLSGSRFSLFLFLTPPRVVPNVWHFPYFVGATSTNSLMIKLQPKIYDHIMLTVRISFILSVCSQVPVIVIRLPEPRGLSVETFTNNRRFLMVFPLLTAALSTPPDIWCQIVAPFLISLIIELAIFVASILQVREEGWTSAMRGIGSIDKKEE; encoded by the coding sequence CTCAACTATATATCCTATGAATTTCATTTTGCACCGGAAACTATTCTAGAAGAGGTTCGAATCCGTTCCGTTCGGATATTGATCGGTCTTGGCTTGACATGGTTTACGCGTTACTGGTTCCCGGAAGAGTTAATATCTCCATTAGCTAAACCCTTTCTTACCCTGCCCTTTGACTCGTATTTTGTTTGTACACAATCAACGGAGGCCTCCCCGACATATGTTGCAACGTCTTCAATAGCATGCTCTTACTTCGTCGTTCCCTTTCTAAGTCATCAAATTTGGTGCTTTTTGATCCCCAGTTGCTATGGGGAACAAAGGACGAAATACAATCGATTCTTCTATTTAAGTGGTTCTCGCTTTTCCTTGTTCCTGTTCCTAACTCCTCCCCGGGTAGTTCCCAATGTTTGGCACTTTCCATACTTCGTGGGTGCAACATCAACAAATTCGCTCATGATCAAGTTACAACCTAAGATCTATGACCATATTATGTTAACTGTTCGTATTTCGTTCATTCTATCGGTATGCTCCCAGGTACCTGTAATTGTGATCCGTTTGCCAGAACCAAGGGGTCTTTCTGTGGAAACCTTCACGAACAATCGTCGTTTTTTGATGGTTTTTCCGCTTCTCACAGCTGCTCTTTCGACACCTCCGGATATCTGGTGCCAAATCGTCGCCCCTTTCCTTATTTCTTTGATAATAGAGTTGGCTATCTTTGTGGCATCGATTTTACAAGTTCGTGAAGAGGGCTGGACGAGTGCAATGAGGGGGATCGGCTCGATCGACAAAAAAGAAGAGTAG